The following DNA comes from Rhea pennata isolate bPtePen1 chromosome 7, bPtePen1.pri, whole genome shotgun sequence.
TATTAGCTAACGTGATGTCTTAGATGAGGTTTAGGACCCTGACTTTGTGGGGAGGGAGCCGCTTTGAACAGAAAGGGCTGTGGCCGTTATGGCAACCAGAACCCTGCGACAGTTGGGCCAAAGTCCAGGATATTTTCATGGTGCAACAATAGAGACTGGAGAAGCGGGAGAACACCttgcagcaaaggaaatgatACCAAGTGAGAGCGACTGCAAAGATTTAGAGATAACTGTTGGCCAGTGGAAAAAGTGAGGCTTGTGGAGGAGGGTAGAGGCTTTTTAAACGTTAGCTGTCTTTCAAAGAGTCAGGGCCGAATCCAGTTAAAACAAATCTGTGCAGTTATTGTTAAATGCAATCCTTTTGGATCTGTATTCTTTCCTGTACACCACTGTAGGGATTTAATCTAAGccagcttttgtttctcttctgaagtGGTAGTATATTACATAGTATCCCCATTGCCAAACACCtgctaacctttttttttttttttttttagttataaCATGCCTTATATGAAAAGTTAGTTCAGTACCAATACCACGGAGAAATTCTCTTTATGCTGTTGAAGCTAAGTGTTCTTCTCTAGTGACTTtcctgcagcagaaacaaacaaCACGTTTTCTTGCTGCTCACAGCTGTTTTAATGGGCAGAACTTGCAAATGATGTACTACTGACTTCAATGGCACTGGCTCctgaagagaaagggaaataaaagtgCCATGTTAATCCTAGCCCTTGGATAGAAGGGATTAGGGGTGAAGGAGAACTCTGGTCAGTAGAAAGGAGCACTTGGATGAGCgccaggaagaaatattttagttccGAAATACTATATTTCCgctacagaacagaaaagtcTTTTGGAAAATAGAGGTGTTGCCACAAACACAGAGACACCTGCTATTTGAAGTAAGCTTAACAGAATATCATGATCAAGAAACTTGAcaatctgtcttttcttcttttactctAGTTGAATGGGTTGCTGCAGTCTCCTtagctgctggagcagctgctgttgGGTATCTAGCTTACAGAAAATTTCTCTCTAAAGACAAATGTTGCAAAGCAATGGTAAATCTCCATATCCAGAAGGATAACCCCAAGGTAGTCCACGCATTTGATATGGAAGATCTGGGAGACAAGGCTGTGTACTGTCGTTGCTGGAGGTCTAAGAAGGTAAGGCAAGAATGAATGCCTTTGTTCTTTGATGTGCATGCATCTTTTAACAAAACTTTTCAAACTGCTGTGTTCAGAGAAAACTAACTTCTCTTCACCTAGCTATACTGCAGTGAAATGTAGCCTGGACCTGTGCGGATGGTGTTACGATAGTATTGTTTCTTTTGTCCAAAATTCATTGTTGTATTGCTGTGTATTGTAAATAGCTACCTGTTGCCACGCAACTACAGCAATGATCTGTTCTGAGTGTTGATGGAGATAATCTAAACCAACAAAAACCTCATATAGTTCAAAGCTTTGGAAAGATCTGGAAAGATGGGCTTAATACATTTGCGCCTTTGCAACTCGTAGCTTTATgagtaattttaaagaaaagctagtGGAATAGTGCTGACGTACTTTAGACTCTATCTCTGAGAAACTAAGAATCCAGCCTATATCCAGGCACAGGTCCAACTCACTCTGATTACCACTAATCTGGGGCAATCCAGCTTCACAGGCAAGTATCTGGGCTTTCAGTAACATCATAAGATCAGGTATAAACGTGAGCCATCCGAGGTAACCGAGATCTATGAGGTGTGTGATAGTTCTGGGGCCTGTAATGAGAGAAAGCATACTGCCAGAGTAGTCTGGTCAGTTTACAACTGCCGCAGGTCTAAAAGCTGTTTGAAGTTGAGATACTaatgtgtggagactgagaTACTGCAAGCCTTCAAAGCCAGATAACTGAGACTAGCAGCCTTGAAACCTGGTTATCTCGCCGTCAGTGAGCTAAATACTATACTTCCCATGCCTTAGAGCCTGGTTTAATCAGGCCACGCTGTGCGTAGTTCTCCGGGTATTTTCAGTCGTTGCTGTCATCAGATCTGCCTCCTTTACctgaagggaaagagaagaggttgggaaaaaaatgaacactaCTGACAGTCTGAAAGTATCGTGACTTGATTCTGAAGTAGTCCTCTGAGAGACTGGGTTGTAATCTATGCTCTGTCCAGAGTCTAAACTGCCATgggatttttgttctttcttctccatgGCCACTGTGGGTACCATGAACTAAAtcgcacacgcacacacacacacacacacacatatatatatatatgtatatatattacatattataGGGACATGTGTGTGCTTATATGTAGTGCTGATGGCTGTCCAGCATGCAGGTGTCATGTAATAATATGTGCATGGCAGCATTGCTTCTAAATCTTCAATGTAAGTCTCATCTGATAATCAAAATGCTAGCACTGGAAGCTGCTATGAGTGTTACagctttgggaaaagaaaaatagcgGGAGGAGAAATGCTGCTCTAAGTAACAGCAGTGGTGATATCTAAAACCGGGTTGAAGTACTGTAGGCACCTCCTTCAGTGCTTCTGCCCCAAAAATTCGAACTTGTACCTTAGCATTTATACTTCTGGCTTCTTTAGAAAACAGGAATGGAAGTAGTGTCTGGTTTTAGGAGTTGTGGTGCAATTCCTGCCATAATTCTAACTATTGTTTGATACtatcttttttctgaaaaacaaatgctatgAAATACATTTTGGCATATATTGAAGGGTGGTGTTAGTTTAGGAACATACTGTCCTGCTGAGTTAGGCCGCTGTAATCAAATGCTAAAAGGAAGCAGACAGGGACCACCTTATAATGAGCCTGTTCTTGGAGCTCTAATCTGAAAGGTCTTGTAAAGGCATTAAAGAGCTCAGTGGAAAAATTcaaagccatttattttcttctactaaTGGTTAGTAATGAGTATCTTAATCAGCATGTTCTGCTTCAAAGACTTCAGTTTCCAGTATCGCTGTCTTCCCCTTGTGCTTATCAGTTGACCTTGTGTGGTGGAGAGCGTGATAACTTTAAGATGGTGTGCGTGCTTCTTTCCGTGTTCTCTTTGCCAAGCAGTAATAAAAGACAGATACCCTTTTGCATGCTTGTCATCTTTGGTTTGCTGgcattgtttgtttttcacagtgCTCAAACCAAGATTATAAGGTAATATTTATGTGGTGGCAAAATGGTAGAATCTGTGCACTTTCAAGGCAGAAAATCACTGCTACTTCAGTGGCAAAAAGCACCCACTgctcttttattaaataaaaggagTGTATGGGGATCTCTACTTCATGTGCAGGTTAGAGGAAACTTCTTGTTTGAGTATGTGAGCACTTCTGATGAGATAGCCTGACCTGAGGCAAGGAGGCTGTTAATGGAACCTGTAGCATTGCGCAGCATAGGGTATTTCTGTGTATACTGGCTGTTTACTCCAGCTGGCTTTGCCTGCTGTTCCTCCTGTACTGGGAATAACAAAACAGTTCTATACTAGTTGGACTATTCCAGCATAGCTGTTGGAAGATGAACAgcattattttcagttgttgTTTCTAAAACAGTATAATGTAAAGGCTTTTTTGTGCTGGCCAAACTTCTAATGTTTACTTCACTGTTGTTAAAGTAcatgtgtaaaaataaataaataaaattgttgtatttttatataaaatacactatataaaatacacacatttatataaaaatagataacTTCTTCAGATAAGATAGGATGTACTTCTGTCTGCTAAAGTAGGTGATAGTTTTTTTTAGTGATCCTTTATTCTTTGGTGTTGTGCTCTGCAGGGACTTTCATGGCAATACTTGTCATTTTGTGGAAGAACTCAGTGATCAAAGTTACTAATTCCAGAGGGAAGAGTTTTGTCTAATAACAAATCTTAATTACTGTAAAGTTAGAACATGTTatcctccccctccacccccccccagtAACCTGCAACCTTTGTGTCTTCTGGAGCAGCATTTGTCCCTATTTCATGGGTTGATGAATACTGCTGTAGAATATAAGGAACAGTGGTAAAGAAACCAAAACCGTTCAGTGTCAAGGGAAATAAGCTGAGCTTTCCGGGGCATCGGTGCACATTTCCCTTGAGCCCCACGATGCTCTGACTACTATTGCTAACCTGCTTTATCTTGAGCAAGGATCAACATGTGTCAGTCTGAGGATCCATCTAATTCAGTATCTGGTCTTGAAGGTGGCTAAGAGGATGCTCTGGAAAAGAGTAGGGAATacttaaagagagagagagagagattgaagTCTAGTGTCCTAGCCTCAGGAGCCTAGTGGTTTAGTGACCAGCTGAGCCAGAGGATGCATTAAGGACAGTCCAGTCCAAGTTGGTAACTGTTAAAGATGCCTTGATGTTGTCTGAAGCCTGTGAATTCCACCATTTTTGTTACTCACATACATGAAGTGAGGATGTTGGGGTTGTTGGACCTTGGGCCCGCGTCCTTGGAGCACGTGAAATGTTACATGTCTGATGGAAGCTGGGTTGGAGTTCAGCAAAGAGCGATGGACTGTGGTGCTGTATGGAAAAATAACAAGTCAAAAATAACTGGGGTGGAAGTTGATCAGTGTCCCATGAACATGTATGTTCTTGTTTGCTGTAATTTTTGCCAAGTATCTGTCAGTGCCTGGTCATTGAGTCACAAGTGACTAGTTTGATGATAAAGTTCCCGTGTGATTTAGCATACATGAGTATTCTCCAATTTCTGGGAGTTCTTTATTTGGAAACTTCACCTGCCATTCAtagcactctttttttttttttttttttttttttttgacttcttttaaTTGTGAAAAACAGACCTCCTTGTCTtgtgcctcagaaaaaaaatagaataaaataaaaatcctacCCAACAGAGCATGTGGCTTTATCTTTAGAACTctgaaatcctttcttttttacaaGTACGTTGTTTTCATGCTATTATTTTTGTgcattattttgaaatcttttattGTAACCATGCATGACTGTTAAGGATGTTAATGTTTTTCAAGGGCTAGGACTGAGCTGAGGACACTAGGATCAGTGCAGTGTTGATGATTTGATCATGACTGTAATGTGAAGGGGATATTGCTGTTGTAAAAGCTCAAGCTGAATAATGCCTAAGTTTGATTGCAGTCATTTCAAAGTgaacaaaatagaaattgaCTGCAAAATACTGGTACATGACTTCTGTgctgatctccagagttccctCTAAAAATATAGGCTTAGCCCTGAAAAACCCATCATCAAGAAGGGATGGGGTCTGACCTAACTCTTGTTGCTTCACAGAATGTTCTTTGGCTCTTGTGGAGGAAAACAGCTGCCCAGGAGCAGAGTGGTTGTGAGCAGTCCAGGACCTGAGCTGTTATTACTGGCTAAAGGAGAATCCCTCTGGGTCTTGCCCTGACCAGGCTGTTCTAGTTTTTTATGGAACAAACAAGTCTTCAAATTACTTCCTCAGTGCTACCTTTAAAAGCCCCTGATGAATAACCATGTCAGCTGGAGATGTGGTTTATTTTCATTAGCAGGTCGAAATCCTAATGTAGAATCCAGTTTGCGCAAAGGGACCTTTGTGTCAATGAGATAAGCTAGTAGTGTAGGGATGAAGTAAAGGTGGCTTGCCAATCTAGCTGTCTGCACACAGAACTAATCTGTTGGCTTCCTTCCTTAATTAGAGGTTACCTAGGGAAgcagtcctttttttcttcacatgctAGAGaaaaccaggggaaaaaaatcagctgaggaactcttaattttcttcctctccccactTACCTTCTGTAACTATGTTCAACTTTGTGGCTCTTGCCCAGGAAAACAGTGTTGGGTGTGGTTGAGAGATATTTCAAGTAGGTTACAGTTGAAGGCCAGCTTGGGCTTCATTTTCCTAGTGGTGGTGTGAGACTAGAACACTGAACTGAGTTCCTCCTTTTCAATAACAAGCTTCCCATCCGCTGTGCTCCTGTGAGCAGAACTAGTGTTTCACCAAAACCTAGGGAGACCTCAAACACCAGGGCAAAATTTGTGGTGTATGGTCACAATGGATTTTGAGGAGATACTCTAAGAACGTTCAGTCTTGGTTCTTGATTATGACTCTGTgtataattaaatattctttctcttttcagttccCCCTGTGCGATGGCTCTCACACGAAGCACAACGATGAAACTGGTGACAATGTTGGACCTCTGATCATCAAGAGGAAGGAGGCGTAGAGTGGACAGTGGAAGCTCCAAAATGAATGTCTGACAAATCCTCTGCTCACTTGTAATTGGCGGGGGGGAAATCACAATTCTTTGTCGTGTCACTGAAGACTTCCCAGTGTGGTATATACATCAGGCTTCAGCAAGTGTATTTTTTCTGGTGTGTGTCTTGTTTTAATCACTACAACGTATAATTTAGTAAATAGTCACAATGTATAATTTAGTAAACATTCATGGTTTAAATTTTTTGTCCTGTAGAGTGTGTGTACCCTATCATTAAGTATGAAATTGAAATGACGGATAGAATGTACTTCAGCTGAtgtgcagaaaataatttattaaattcttttcaaataccTGTGTAGTACTTTGAGGCAATTCAGTAGCAAGTATATTCAGAAGATAGTTCTTAATAATGCTGAGAGGTTCAAAAGTCACAGGCGCAGATAGGcgaaaggaaagaaatcatggTGCCAAAATGGAACTTGTGATTACACTGCATTTTTTGcaagtgtcattttttttctgtcagactGTTGTTCTATGTTGCTTCTGTAAAAGTTTAATAGTTAACTATGAACAACATAAAAAGACTTATAGCAAGATGGGGCTTTGATCTTGCAGCAGTGTTGAAACTTGACCCTACTACCTACCATATGCTATCAGGAACATAATAGCCAAACTGTGGAAATGTGTTTAGAGTAAGATTAAGAAGATTGTGTCTGGGAGAGCTTTCTTAGTGTAGAAGGCAAATGATTGGTGAAGGTGCTGAAGAAGTAGGGGGCAGCAACTGGCAGGGTGATTTTGCTGCTAGAACCCCTTAATTTCACTTGCACTCCCCAGCAGTAGAACTAACTTCCCTAGATGACAAGACATTTGGGTGGCTGTGCtgccaaaagcaaaataaaaactaaaaaaactcACCTGTCATTACTGTCTGCTTCATCTTTGCCCTGGTGGTTCTGGAGGACCCTTCCCTCTGTGCAGGGAAGAGGCACATCTTTCTTACCGAGTGGCCTTAGGCTTTATGTGTCTTAAATAGTTCCTGCCTCTCTGGGCTAACTATTGATGTAGATCAGCTAATTTTACCAAAAGAACCAAAATGAAGATGCTTCAGTGATggctagaaaaaaaagggaaaaggagggatgAGGCAAGAACTCGCCCCCCATTTGTGTGGCACTTGTCTGCCTCGTCTAACACTGCTGTGCATATTGCAAATGTGAGCTGGCTGTAACATTGGTTATCTAAAATACCTTTGATTTATCAACATACAAAGAACTACAAAGCAAAATCCAAAGAGCGGGGTGACAGAGGTTGGTTGTGTGTTAAATCCAGTCCACTAGCATAATTACACCTTGTGGAAAACTGATTTCTTAGTGtctggggagagaggaagactACCTCAGCTAGAGGAGAGGCCTTTCAGGAAGCTGGAATTTTAAGATGAACCCTTGAAGATCCTTCCAGATGATAGGGAtagcagagtttttttttatttatatatatatttaaggtCAGGGTTGGTATGACTGGTTGAGATCAAAGAAAGTGTTTTGTGTGTTCTCTTAGATTTGGGACATTCAGAGGCTGAGGTTGTAGCTGACTGATCTGAACTTTGGCAGAAGGCGCAGAAAATAGAGAAAGTGGCAGAAAAGTAGGGTAAAGAAGGTTTGCGGCTGAAACATATGGGGCTCAACTACTGTCTATTGGAGATCTGTACTAGAAAGAAGTTGCAGTCAAAAATATGTAGTTTatatcttttcttcctgtcttgaCTGTAAAggtacttgatttttttttaacttggctAAGTACTGATATGTCTGGAAAGTTGTTTTAACCTTAAATTACCAAATATGTCGGTTTTATCCAAAACaagttatttctgtattattaaaCTGTGACACTggatgtttctgtatttttgtcaaATACACTTTTGAGCTCATCTTAATCTTGAGGTTGTAATGTCTCTTATCTCAGGGTGTGCTGTCTCTTTCAAAGGAGAGTTACATTGCAAGCAGTGTTGCACCCTAATGCTGCTGTAATCCATAAATCTGTGCTTGGGTTAGGTTTTTCTTCTGGTACTTCTCCTGTTAGCAAACTCTGGCTGCTGTTGAAGGGATAAAAGCGGCAGCTTCCATATATGTTCTAGCAGTCGAGATCCTGAAGTTTCAGATGAGTCTCCCAAGTCATAAAACTTATTTCCTGGAATTCACCAGTAAaacttttcctgctgtttgagGGTGAGTGAAGGGGTTTCCATGAGAAGCTCTTGGTCGTGGGAGATGAAGAATCAGAATCAGTCTCTGCTATTTACATTCTCTTTGTTTTGGAGAAATGTCACGTTT
Coding sequences within:
- the CISD1 gene encoding CDGSH iron-sulfur domain-containing protein 1, translating into MRGAALPVRSAASERAAMGLGSNSAVRVEWVAAVSLAAGAAAVGYLAYRKFLSKDKCCKAMVNLHIQKDNPKVVHAFDMEDLGDKAVYCRCWRSKKFPLCDGSHTKHNDETGDNVGPLIIKRKEA